Genomic segment of Amphibacillus xylanus NBRC 15112:
CAATATCAATCATAACAGACTTTATTACACATCCTGAGGGTTCTGTTTTGATTTCTATAGGTGAAACAAAAGTAATCTGTAATGCGAGTATTGAAGATCGCGTACCACCATTTTTACGAGGACAAGGTAAGGGATGGATTACAGCTGAATACGCGATGCTACCGCGAGCAACTGAACAACGAAACATCCGAGAATCTTCCCGCGGTAAAGTTTCTGGACGTACAATGGAAATTCAGAGATTAATTGGCCGTGCTTTAAGAGCAGTAGTCGATTTAGATAAGATCGGTGAAAGAACAATTTGGGTAGATTGTGATGTTATTCAGGCAGATGGCGGCACACGTACTGCATCAATTACTGGTGCATTTGTTGCTGTTGTACTTGCTTTAGGGAAACTGCTTGAGCAAGAGGCAATTGAAGAACTGCCAATTACGGACTATTTAGGTGCAATTTCTGTTGGAATTTTACCAGATGGTGAAGCAGTATTGGATTTAGAGTATGTTGAAGATTCTGAAGCTAAGGTAGATATGAACATTGTCATGACAGGAAAGAATGAATTTGTCGAGCTTCAGGGTACTGGAGAGGAATCAAG
This window contains:
- the rph gene encoding ribonuclease PH, with the protein product MRPNNRNSNELRPISIITDFITHPEGSVLISIGETKVICNASIEDRVPPFLRGQGKGWITAEYAMLPRATEQRNIRESSRGKVSGRTMEIQRLIGRALRAVVDLDKIGERTIWVDCDVIQADGGTRTASITGAFVAVVLALGKLLEQEAIEELPITDYLGAISVGILPDGEAVLDLEYVEDSEAKVDMNIVMTGKNEFVELQGTGEESSFSYQELEKMLELGKKGIEEIFQIQKDALGELAERIGKKEGKS